DNA from Candidatus Binataceae bacterium:
TCAGGTTGGTGCATACGTCGAGCAGGTAGCGGCCGACGGGCTTGCGATGGAACATCGTGTAGAAGGAGACCACCGCACGCACATGAGTGGGAGGCAGCTCCATCAGGTCGGCGACGTAGGCCTGCGCCTCCTCGCTGAGCCATCCGAATTCGCGCTGTGCGATCCACAGCGTCGGCAGCAGCGCGGCTTGGCGCGTCGGATAGTGCGTCAGCAATTCGCGGTACTCGTTGAGGCCCGCATCAGAGAATTTGAGTTCGCGGCTTTCGGCCATGGTCCACTATTACGATGTCTTCAACACCAAACGCTGGTGAGTTCACGAATCTTATGATGCGACTCAGACATTCGCAAATCCGGCGCGACGGTCGAATACACTTGCCTCAGGTCGAACTTGCGGGTCTGGGCAGAACGGGTTATCTATCAGCGGCAAACGCCGCGCAAGAGGAAAGAACGCGGATGCAAGCGCGATGCGCGTCATAGCAGGAAATGCTCACGGCCGGCGGCTCAAAGCGCCGCGTGGCCTGACGACGCGGCCGACCTCGGCCCGCGCGCGCGAATCGATCTTTTCGCGGCTGACGGTGCGGCTCGGTTTCGAAGGCGTGCGCGTGCTGGACATCTTCGCCGGCAGCGGCTCGCTCGGCATCGAGTCGCTCTCGCGCGGCGCGGCCTCGGTGACATTCGTTGATTCTTCACGCGAGGCTGCCACTGTGATGCGCTCGAACCTCGCGACGCTTGGGCTTAGCGATCGGGCGCGAATTCTTGTTCTCGATGTAAATCGCGCGCTTCGGGAGCTATCAGCGTCGCACGAGCAGTT
Protein-coding regions in this window:
- a CDS encoding NAD(P)H-dependent oxidoreductase subunit E, which produces MAESRELKFSDAGLNEYRELLTHYPTRQAALLPTLWIAQREFGWLSEEAQAYVADLMELPPTHVRAVVSFYTMFHRKPVGRYLLDVCTNLTCKLRGAERIVECIAQKLKVNVGETTPDGKFTLSEVECLASCGTAPMLQLNQDTFHENLTEESVLKLIDELARRDG
- the rsmD gene encoding 16S rRNA (guanine(966)-N(2))-methyltransferase RsmD, whose product is MRVIAGNAHGRRLKAPRGLTTRPTSARARESIFSRLTVRLGFEGVRVLDIFAGSGSLGIESLSRGAASVTFVDSSREAATVMRSNLATLGLSDRARILVLDVNRALRELSASHEQFDLAFVDAPYKNDISADVLDALAELDLLAPGAFVVVEQSRRAPGPPPAPAGIEQVNVPIIGDHRIAFYRRPETAPSHG